From a region of the Stenotrophomonas sp. BIO128-Bstrain genome:
- the orn gene encoding oligoribonuclease has product MADNGAEGERLIWIDLEMTGLDTDNDAIIEIATVVTDAQLKVLAEGPEFAIHHPVERLEAMDEWNRNQHRRSGLWQRVVDSTVTLGQAEAQTIAFLQQWIKAGASPMCGNSICQDRRFLHREMPRLEKYFHYRNLDVSTIKELAKRWAPSVAAGVGKTASHTALSDVHDSIEELRHYRQFMGALSGLPA; this is encoded by the coding sequence GCCGACAACGGCGCAGAAGGCGAGCGACTGATCTGGATCGATCTGGAAATGACCGGTCTGGACACCGATAACGATGCGATCATCGAGATCGCCACGGTGGTGACCGATGCGCAGTTGAAGGTGCTGGCCGAAGGTCCGGAGTTCGCCATCCATCATCCGGTGGAGCGGCTGGAGGCGATGGACGAATGGAACCGCAACCAGCACCGCCGCTCGGGCCTGTGGCAGCGCGTGGTCGACAGCACGGTGACCCTGGGCCAGGCCGAAGCGCAGACCATCGCGTTCCTGCAGCAGTGGATCAAGGCCGGTGCCTCGCCGATGTGCGGCAACTCGATCTGCCAGGACCGTCGCTTCCTGCACCGTGAAATGCCGCGCCTGGAGAAGTACTTCCACTACCGCAATCTGGACGTGTCCACGATCAAGGAACTGGCCAAGCGCTGGGCCCCGAGCGTCGCGGCGGGCGTCGGCAAGACCGCCAGCCATACCGCGCTGAGCGACGTCCACGATTCCATCGAAGAGCTGCGCCATTACCGCCAGTTCATGGGGGCGCTGTCGGGCCTGCCTGCCTGA